The Malus domestica chromosome 17, GDT2T_hap1 genome contains the following window.
CTAGGACGAGTTGTCACACAATaagcattttattttcaatttttagttttatgaaaTCTCAAAACTAAAGTATTGTTTCATAACTACTTTCAATtttcagaaaattaaaaattaaaaactaaaagtaCTTACCAAATAAGAttcatatttaaaaaataaaaaaaaataaaaaaaaattatcaaacaatTCCGGATGTTAATAatagaaaaacaaacaaataatctTTAAATCCCAATGAAATAAaagaagggaactttaacgaaaagattctggtactatttactttaaagaaaaatcatatttttacactaaaaatttaatcatgatactatttattttaccttttattttatttttatcgttaaaattcaaattttcctaacacttttaattagttttttctataaaaaaattcaaaatccaaTGCTTGGGAAAAGTGAAACATGCCCTTATTTTCCACAACACTCAACTTTCTGCCTAATGTTATAAGTTCCCTCAGTCACGAGTCACGACCCTACCTTTGCTTTCAAATTATCAAATTCTCACTCAAATGTCATGACTCATGACTTCCCCCTCCCACTTATTATCGCTCCTATCACTTCAATCACTtctcccccccctctctctctctctctctctctctctctctctctctctctctagcacTCTCACGTGAGGTTAAAACTGTAAAGCCAGACAACAAAATGCTGCAACTCTCCGAACCTCCCATATACCTTGACACAATGTGCCTTCCCTtcccactctctctccctccactcctcctcctcctcctgctcCTCCTCTCTCACCCTCCTTCGACCACCACCGCCGCCACCATGCTTCCATCTGAATCAGAAACCCTGTTCAAGATCATGGAATCCATGTCCTCTGATCAACCCTGGAGGATTTCCCATCCTACCCCTTGCCAACCCTCCTCCTCCTGGCCCGGAATCGAGTGCAAAATCGGAAAAGACAACCGCCCCCATGTCTCCCGGCTAGATTTTGGCACCTCACCAAACCCCTCCTGCAAAAAAACAGCCACATTCCCTTCCCTAATCTTCTCCCTCCCGTTTCTCCAATCTGCTTTCTTCTTCAACTGCTTCACTCACACAAAAACCACCCTCTCTGTTTCTCAAAACAGAGCATCATCCCCTGCCTCCCTCCAGCAGCTCAGCCTCCGGTCCAACCCGGCACTCTCCGGCCCAATCCCACCACAAATATCCGACCTCAAGTCCCTTGAGATCCTCACATTGTCACAAAACCGCCTCTCCGGTCCGATCCCCTCGGAGATTTTCACCCTTCGGAAACTAATCCACCTTGATTTGAGTTACAATGTGCTCACAGGCACCATCCCTATGCAGCTGGGCAGTCTCAGAAACCTCCAAGGCCTTGATTTAAGCTACAATTCTCTCATAGGCTCCATCCCAGACACAGTTGGTCAACTGGGTTTGCTTCAAAAAGTTGACTTCAGCTCCAATCAACTCACAGGCTCCATCCCCAATGGCATCGAAAAG
Protein-coding sequences here:
- the LOC103405198 gene encoding receptor like protein 29-like, which gives rise to MLQLSEPPIYLDTMCLPFPLSLPPLLLLLLLLLSHPPSTTTAATMLPSESETLFKIMESMSSDQPWRISHPTPCQPSSSWPGIECKIGKDNRPHVSRLDFGTSPNPSCKKTATFPSLIFSLPFLQSAFFFNCFTHTKTTLSVSQNRASSPASLQQLSLRSNPALSGPIPPQISDLKSLEILTLSQNRLSGPIPSEIFTLRKLIHLDLSYNVLTGTIPMQLGSLRNLQGLDLSYNSLIGSIPDTVGQLGLLQKVDFSSNQLTGSIPNGIEKLGFLVFMALSNNKLSGKFPKGLEKLQSLQYFILDGNPMHIPLPLEFGKLVKLQELRLADSGYSGTIPESFSQLKNLSTLSLQDNRLTGEIPVGFGSLSHIYHMNLSRNMLGGVVPFNASFLKRLGRNLDLSGNPGLCVSSSEAHSLKVGVNVCGSSDQIASPALPLKNSQAPSPSGLSIKPFFLYAVLCVLGLHHQMFLV